The following proteins are co-located in the Carassius gibelio isolate Cgi1373 ecotype wild population from Czech Republic chromosome A9, carGib1.2-hapl.c, whole genome shotgun sequence genome:
- the LOC128019672 gene encoding C-X-C chemokine receptor type 4: protein MEFYDHIILDNSSDSGSGDYYSDEFCDLSVSNYFQKIFLPIVYGIIFVLGIIGNGLVVLVMGFQKKSKNMTDKYRLHLSIADLLFVLTLPFWAVDAVSGWHFGGFLCVAVNMIYTLNLYSSVLILAFISLDRYLAVVRATNSQKFRIVLAEKVIYLGVWLPATLLTVPDLVFAKVHNTSMNTICEHTYPLQGNTAWKAGFRFQHIFVGFLLPGLIILTCYCIIISKLSKNSKGQTLKKKALKTTVILILCFFICWLPYCVGILVDTLVMLNVISHSCFLEQGLEKWIFFTEALAYFHCCLNPILYAFLGVRFSKSARSALSISSKSSHKMLTKKRGPISSVSTESESSTVLSS, encoded by the exons ATGGAATTTTACGAT CACATCATTTTAGACAACAGCTCAGACTCCGGGTCTGGAGACTATTACTCTGACGAATTTTGTGACCTATCAGTCAGCAATTACTTCCAAAAGATCTTCCTTCCTATTGTATACGGGATTATATTTGTCCTGGGAATCATTGGCAATGGACTTGTCGTGCTTGTGATGGGCTTCCAAAAGAAGTCGAAGAACATGACAGACAAGTACAGGTTGCACCTCTCCATCGCCGATCTCCTGTTTGTTCTCACTTTACCCTTTTGGGCTGTGGATGCGGTCAGCGGATGGCATTTTGGGGGATTTCTGTGCGTCGCTGTCAATATGATCTACACTCTGAATTTGTACAGCAGCGTGCTGATTCTGGCCTTCATCAGCCTGGATAGGTATCTGGCAGTTGTCCGTGCCACAAACAGCCAGAAGTTTAGGATTGTGCTTGCAGAAAAGGTGATCTACCTTGGAGTTTGGCTCCCGGCGACCCTACTCACCGTCCCCGATCTGGTGTTCGCTAAAGTCCACAATACGAGCATGAATACTATCTGCGAGCATACCTACCCGCTCCAAGGGAACACGGCGTGGAAGGCTGGGTTCCGCTTCCAGCACATCTTCGTCGGCTTTTTGCTGCCTGGTCTGATCATTCTGACCTGTTACTGCATCATCATCTCAAAACTGTCCAAGAACTCCAAAGGTCAGACCCTGAAGAAGAAGGCTCTGAAGACAACTGTCATCCTCATCCTCTGCTTCTTCATCTGCTGGTTGCCTTACTGTGTCGGCATCCTAGTGGACACTCTGGTGATGTTGAATGTCATTTCTCACAGCTGTTTCCTGGAGCAGGGTCTGGAGAAATGGATCTTCTTTACTGAGGCGCTTGCGTATTTCCACTGCTGTCTCAACCCCATCCTGTATGCTTTCCTGGGAGTCAGATTCAGTAAATCTGCGCGTAGCGCTCTGAGCATCAGCAGTAAATCAAGTCACAAAATGTTGACCAAGAAAAGAGGTCCTATATCATCAGTATCTACTGAGTCAGAGTCATCCACTGTCCTGTCCAGTTAA
- the LOC128019673 gene encoding uncharacterized protein LOC128019673, which yields MNHLDPEDAIFLVDAFLDECKVDQHGQTKGGSKQSTKLCVWPDEDKDGQPLPKRCRAGEKRKRDSATVSSASVKSVSCAPSTSTTEDTVIIENFDSLIQDVRELLGSGDEQSFPSEWRNRQTTSLENWTVMRPFMVNNMLSSEKPKEGVCHHCGHKAAVVMCRDCLPRSLYCTACDLSTHEALVLHNRASMVEGFFRQLQPSTFVQQHEGGKFSYHEKDCMLPIVPPCCDCSTGQTSFSKGKPVILIGMNGRYNLFLPSVNCSCGKTLPVTISDLVESGYWPATVNFETLYMVDLFTTYEDLKITAPGMSRQAFVSMLECRTKLFGRSGKICGDTMQRAFLEWAYAKFEVDKLSQVQHFQCPACTPSMLAVAVDGNRKLYRFKSQPGPDGFFDGVFLANDADVSSFVDYIHETTGHNPGKGRCGAGQWTAARESANKSGSKLDEEGVEVAVCRHGVLLKGLNMFRGEIFAYPLYLQKQLASQTVQFFCSDVVCKYWPYLQKVVGHCPELEDLLNMRPFLSIMHAKAHSWMCELKWGGRNQEGAGTTIGEEVEQVNSFLSRAAICSKYMSKAVRTDMLTIQASGWNKRKAENLDRTLAKRYIKTVQRIAEATKDLEKLTTELSLQQDTVQQWLSDVQQWTSGATIQNDLQRTIEGLYLGIKQRKFQLYRQSGGNKRRHQLRRKIAVEKKALEVAINDHNATVGEVEKLPPPNELLAVDNYSWPWECHGDMERKKNVFDKVMLLARLKEEEFIVVREVKQHMEYMRSVAGLIEEFTFQLTEDTTGKCSTEGLMEKGREGLLCVLKRRLREVEAQLAKARTTYKCILGLQTLPLDDFSEEEDSENTSSTDEELGE from the exons ATGAATCACCTTGACCCCGAAGATGCCATATTCCTGGTTGATGCATTCCTGGATGAGTGCAAG GTGGATCAGCATGGACAAACTAAAGGAGGTTCAAAACAATCCACAAAGTTGTGTGTTTGGCCTGATGAGGACAAAGATGGTCAACCTCTGCCAAAAAGATGTAGAGCTGGAGAGAAACGAAAGCGAGATTCAGCTACTG tTTCTTCAGCAAGCGTTAAAAGCGTGTCCTGTGCTCCGTCTACCAGCACAACTGAAGACACAGTGATCATCGAAAATTTTG aCTCCCTCATTCAAGATGTCCGAGAACTCTTGGGAAGTGGTGATGAACAGTCTTTCCCCTCAGAGTGGAGGAACAGGCAAACTACCTCTCTGGAGAATTGGACAGTAATGAGGCCCTTCATGGTGAACAATATGTTGTCATCTGAGAAGCCCAAGGAGGGGGTTTGCCATCACTGTGGACACAAGGCTGCAGTAGTGATGTGTAGGGACTGTTTACCACGATCACTCTACTGCACAGCCTGTGACCTTTCCACACATGAGGCCCTGGTGCTTCATAACAGAGCATCCATGGTGGAGGGGTTCTTCAGACAACTGCAGCCATCCACTTTTGTTCAGCAGCACGAGGGAGGGAAATTCTCCTATCATGAAAAAG ATTGCATGTTACCAATCGTTCCTCCCTGCTGCGACTGCTCCACTGGGCAAACAAGCTTTTCCAAGGGAAAGCCAGTTATTTTAATTGGAATGAatg GAAGATACAACCTCTTCCTTCCATCAGTAAACTGCTCCTGTGGAAAAACCTTGCCAGTGACCATAAGTGATCTGGTTGAAAGTGGTTACTGGCCAGCCACTGTCAATTTTGAGACCTTGTACATGGTGGACTTGTTCACCACGTATGAGGATCTAAAAATCACTGCCCCAGGGATGTCCAGACAAGCTTTTGTCAGCATGCTCGAGTGTCGTACAAAACTCTTCGGGCGA AGTGGTAAGATTTGTGGGGACACAATGCAGAGGGCCTTCCTCGAATGGGCCTATGCCAAATTTGAGGTTGACAAGCTGTCTCAGGTCCAGCATTTTCAGTGCCCTGCATGCACACCATCCATGTTGGCAGTTGCAGTGGATGGGAACCGCAAATTATATCGTTTCAAAAGCCAACCAGG ACCTGATGGGTTTTTTGATGGAGTCTTTTTGGCCAATGATGCTGATGTGTCCTCCTTTGTTGATTACATCCATGAAACAACTGGACAT AATCCAGGGAAAGGGAGATGTGGTGCGGGTCAGTGGACCGCAGCACGAGAGTCTGCCAACAAGTCTGGAAGCAAACTAGACGAGGAAGGTGTTGAAGTTGCTGTCTGCCGTCATGGGGTTTTGCTCAAGGGACTGAATATGTTCCGTGGAGAAATATTTGCATACCCATTATATCTCCAGAAACAGCTAGCTTCACAGACCGTCCAGTTTTTTTGCTCTGATGTGGTCTGCAAATATTGGCCATATCTGCAGAAAGTTGTGGGCCACTGTCCAGAGTTGGAGGACTTGCTGAACATGCGCCCATTTCTCTCCATCATGCATGCAAAAGCGCATTCATGGATGTGTGAG TTAAAATGGGGGGGACGCAATCAAGAAGGAGCTGGAACAACAATCGGGGAGGAGGTTGAACAGGTTAACAGCTTCCTCTCTCGAGCAGCCATATGTTCCAAGTACATGTCAAAAGCCG TTCGCACAGACATGCTAACTATCCAGGCAAGTGGCTGGAACAAGCGAAAGGCAGAAAACCTTGACCGGACACTGGCCAAAAGATACATCAAG ACTGTACAAAGGATTGCAGAGGCAACAAAGGACCTGGAGAAACTCACAACTGAGTTATCTCTACAGCAAGACACAGTCCAGCAGTGGTTGTCTGATGTGCAGCAGTGGACCTCAG GAGCAACAATCCAAAATGACCTGCAGAGGACCATCGAGGGGCTATATTTGGGCATCAAACAGCGAAAATTTCAGCTGTATCGTCAGTCTG GTGGGAACAAGCGAAGGCATCAACTGAGAAGAAAGATTGCTGTTGAGAAGAAAGCCTTGGAAGTTGCCATCAATGACCACAATGCTACTGTGGGGGAAGTTGAAAAACTGCCTCCTCCCAATGAACTCCTGGCTGTGGACAACTACTCCTGGCCATGGGAAT GTCATGGTGATATGGagcgaaaaaaaaatgtttttgacaagGTAATGCTGCTGGCTAGActaaaagaagaagaatttaTTGTGGTTCGCGAAGTCAAGCAGCACATGGAGTACATGAGGAGTGTTGCTGGACTGATCGAAGAGTTTACCTTTCAGCTGACTGAAGACACCACTGGGAAAT GCAGTACAGAGGGCTTAATGGAGAAAGGACGTGAAGGACTACTCTGTGTGCTGAAGAGAAGATTGCGTGAAGTTGAAGCACAACTGGCTAAAGCACGCACAACATACAAATGTATTCTTGGACTGCAAACATTGCCCTTAGATGACTTTTCTGAAGAGGAAGACTCAGAGAATACTTCCTCAACTGATGAGGAACTGGGAGAGTAG